A stretch of the Haloplanus aerogenes genome encodes the following:
- a CDS encoding class I SAM-dependent methyltransferase, producing the protein MAYDGRYLEAKRTVDDRAIDRRVRDRTLDELPEAPLIVEAGAGTGATVPRLLDWGVTAGTYRGIDRDDDVIELARERRADECGGERTEAGFRVDDLSVRFEQGDALAATVDDPVDLVVAQAFLDLVPLDDALDAFASLLRPGGLVYAPITFDGETVFQPDHPVDDAVVAAYHDAIDAEPGRDARAGRHLLDRCRERDGDLLAVGASDWVVYPPYPADERYFLGAILDFVADAVTDRVDGADDWLDVRRRQLDAGCLSYVAHGYDVLYRP; encoded by the coding sequence ATGGCCTACGACGGGCGGTATCTGGAGGCGAAACGCACCGTCGACGACCGCGCCATCGACCGTCGGGTGCGCGACCGGACGCTCGACGAACTCCCCGAGGCGCCGCTGATCGTGGAGGCCGGCGCCGGCACCGGTGCCACCGTCCCCCGACTGCTCGACTGGGGCGTCACTGCCGGCACGTACCGGGGAATCGACCGCGACGACGACGTGATCGAACTCGCACGGGAGCGACGGGCGGACGAGTGCGGCGGGGAGCGGACCGAGGCGGGGTTTCGGGTCGACGATCTGAGCGTCCGGTTCGAGCAAGGTGACGCGCTCGCGGCGACGGTCGACGACCCCGTGGACCTCGTCGTCGCGCAGGCGTTTCTCGACCTCGTGCCTCTCGACGACGCGCTGGACGCCTTCGCGTCGCTGCTCCGACCCGGTGGGCTGGTGTACGCGCCGATCACCTTCGACGGCGAGACGGTGTTCCAGCCCGACCACCCGGTGGACGACGCCGTCGTCGCCGCGTATCACGACGCCATCGACGCCGAACCGGGCCGGGACGCTCGCGCGGGGCGACACCTCCTCGACCGGTGCCGCGAGCGTGACGGCGACCTGCTGGCGGTCGGGGCGTCGGACTGGGTGGTCTACCCGCCCTATCCGGCCGACGAGCGCTACTTCCTCGGGGCGATTCTGGATTTCGTCGCGGACGCGGTGACGGATCGGGTCGACGGCGCGGACGACTGGCTCGACGTCCGCCGTCGCCAACTCGACGCGGGGTGTCTGAGCTACGTCGCCCACGGGTACGACGTGCTCTACCGGCCGTGA
- a CDS encoding 6-pyruvoyl trahydropterin synthase family protein — translation MYRLSVSRDFVAQHFLTVPDPGPEGEVHSHHFEVAVRLAGPDLNEYGYLVDIDAVDAALDELEARYRDALLNDLPEFEGKNPSVERFARLFGDRFVERIPTDVPTELTVRMWEDEDAWASHERPL, via the coding sequence TCGTGGCGCAACACTTCCTCACCGTGCCCGACCCCGGCCCCGAAGGCGAGGTGCACAGCCACCACTTCGAGGTGGCCGTCCGCCTCGCCGGTCCCGACCTGAACGAGTACGGCTACCTCGTCGACATCGACGCCGTCGACGCCGCGCTGGACGAGTTGGAGGCCCGGTATCGCGACGCCCTGCTCAACGACCTGCCGGAGTTCGAGGGGAAGAATCCGAGCGTCGAGCGGTTCGCCCGCCTGTTCGGCGACCGGTTCGTCGAGCGAATCCCGACCGACGTGCCTACGGAACTGACCGTCCGCATGTGGGAGGACGAGGACGCGTGGGCGAGTCACGAACGGCCGCTGTGA